The DNA window GGAAAGTTAAACAGCGCCAGAGAAGCCCTATCCATCGCCAGAGAATGTCGCAATATCTTGGGCGCCAATGGAGTGACACTCGAGTATCCCGTGATGCGCCATATGGTAAACCTCGAGTCGGTTTACACCTACGAGGGAACTAATGAGATGCACACTCTGGTAGTAGGAGAAGCACTGACCGGTATCGCCGCCTACCATTAATTCGGAGATGATCGTACCTTAATTTCTAGCAATCAGTACAAGCCTGCAGCATTGCCTAATCAAAACTCGGCAACGCGCAAACTTCAAGGTACGAACGAAGTAACCAAACGAATCAATTAACTCTAGAGTCACGGACCGACCAATCACGAGCGCTCGGGTAAGTTAACGGATCACCATCGACACCGGCGGTGGCCAGCCATGCAAGATATCCAGCCACTCTCGACTCGTAGGCACGTCGAGTGTTGGTAGATAAGGGTGATTTGGCGAGAGCGAGGCGATACGTTTCGATGGCAAGAGTCATAAGGGTCAGCGTAGTGCGAGAGTGTGACCTTGATATCGGAAGGTGTTTTGGGTCGTTTTTGGTGGGTTTTTGTTGCAGTATCGGAAGCAGGACTTCTCAGCCTCTACACCTAGCTGATAGAGCATCGAGAGAGCAGATTCATTCGAGAAGGCACCCTTGACCTTGATGGTTCTATGACGGACCATGGAGAAGGTCGACTCGATTGGATTACTTGTCCGAAGGTGTACCCAGTGCTCAGCTGGGAAGTCATAGAAGGCCAAGAGGGCATCGGTATCCTTGGTCAGGCAGTGAACAGCCTTTGGGTACTTGGCTCCGTACTTGGTCTCGAACGTGGCGATAGCCCGCTTGGCATGATTCCTGGTCGGAGACTTGGAAAACCTCATGGATATCCTCCTTAACCTTTGGACGCAGAGATTTGGGCACGTGGTTGGAAGATGTTGGCCGTCTTGTGGAACCAGCAGCGTTGGTGCTTGGTCCCGGGGTAGATCTCTGAAAGTGCTGCCCAGAAACCAAGGGCACCATCTCCAATGGCGAGCAAGGGTTCGTTCATTCCTCTACTCTTTAGATCGATGAGGACCTCTCGCTGCAGATTTCGGAGGTTTTCGGACACCCGTTTCGGTCCAATCCGGACACCCGTTTCGGAGTTTTCGGACACCTAGACAGGGTGGGCCACTGAGGTAGCCATACTGAATCGGACAACGAGTTTTCCGAGGAGGTAGTTGTGTCACGTCCCCGCATCATCATGCGCCAAATCAGAGAAGTACTAAGGCTCTCACTTTCCGAGCGCCGCTCAATACGAGAAATCTCTCAAGCCTGTTCGCTCCCAAAGAGCACGGTATCTGACTATGTCAAACGGGCAAAGCAAGCTGGCCTGTGTTGGCCGCTTCCAGACGACCTTGACGACGATGGCTTAGAGTCCCTATTGTTTGGGGCCAACACGCCACCCGTTCATGCTAAACCAATGCCCGATCTTGGCTATCTACACCGGGAGTTGAAGCGTCCCCACATGACGCTCATGCTCCTCTGGGTTGAGTACCGAGAGGCCCATCCCGATGGCTATGGCTACACCCAGTTCTGCGAGTACTACCGACGATTCGCGGACACCCTCTCTCCAACCATGCGCCAACGTCACGTGGCGGGGGCTAAGACCTTCGTCGACTTCGCCGGGGACACCCTTCCTATCTATGGTCCAGATGACGAGGTAGAGTTCTACGCCCAGATCTTCGTCGCCGTCCTTGGGGCCTCGAACCTGACCTACGTAGAGGCTTTGGCGAATCAGAACCTCTATCACGTCATTGGCGCTCACACCCGCGCGTTTAGCTCCTTTGGCGGGGTGACAGATGCGATCGTGTGTGACGGTATGCGTACCGCGGTTACCAAGGCTGACCGGTATGAGCCTGTTCCCAATGCGACCTACCTTGAGATGGCTACACACTATCAGATGACCGTACTGCCTGCTCGTCCCTATCACCCTCGAGATAAACCCAAAGTTGAGGTGGCAGTTCTTGTGGTTGAACGCTGGATTCTCGCACGGCTACGCAACCGTCACTTCCATAGTCTCGCAGAGGCCAACGCAGAGATCGTAAAGCTCACCTGGGATCTTAACCACCGGGTTACCAAATCCCTTGGTACCTCACGTCAGGAGTTGTTTGAGACGATTGAACGTGACCATCTGCGCCCGCTACCAGCTACTCCCTATGAGTTTGCTACCTGGAGGCGAGCCAAGGTCAGCATTGACTATCACATCATCGTGAGCGCTGACCGTCACTACTATTCGGTACCCTACCGCCTGGTAGG is part of the Ferrimicrobium acidiphilum DSM 19497 genome and encodes:
- the istA gene encoding IS21 family transposase → MSRPRIIMRQIREVLRLSLSERRSIREISQACSLPKSTVSDYVKRAKQAGLCWPLPDDLDDDGLESLLFGANTPPVHAKPMPDLGYLHRELKRPHMTLMLLWVEYREAHPDGYGYTQFCEYYRRFADTLSPTMRQRHVAGAKTFVDFAGDTLPIYGPDDEVEFYAQIFVAVLGASNLTYVEALANQNLYHVIGAHTRAFSSFGGVTDAIVCDGMRTAVTKADRYEPVPNATYLEMATHYQMTVLPARPYHPRDKPKVEVAVLVVERWILARLRNRHFHSLAEANAEIVKLTWDLNHRVTKSLGTSRQELFETIERDHLRPLPATPYEFATWRRAKVSIDYHIIVSADRHYYSVPYRLVGTHVEVRLSEKSVQIFAKGVRVALHPRSSVRYGFTTDPSHMPASHRAHLEWSPSRIINWAKTTGPMTGALVEGVLERRPHPEQGYRSCLGIMSLAKTYSPERLEAACSRALSLGSYSYRSVASILKNGLDSAPPPGETPPSEPGPIHENLRGSDYYQ